The region atacggTGGACATTAAAGATAAAATGAAACAACTAATAATATGATGTCTCTCATGCGTCAGTGATTCTTCAAAGTACATTCTTTCCTggtttttttttgacaatcgaacAATCTTTCATTCataataaagagcagttacaggtgtaagaattcagaaagggtataaccgtttctaatgacctgacatggaacaagatataaaccttgattcgcagatcgccttataaaataaaatcaaaattacataagtgctctaacacaataagatcaaatccttttctgtctaatactcacaaactcttcataaaaaacaacaaatctttcatataaaaagaacagcaaaactttcaaaaaagaaagacaatcgctgtaaaatagttatataaaaaaaactaatataacctataacgatttcatcttcaatcttgaaagATCTTGAtccatcttttgattttttatttctatatatattgaaactgatgcgcctcgtcgatagatttaccaaccaaaatgaaaaagatgaaaaggagccggtcatttattttattctaaagcaataaaagagaaatggctaccgccaacggcaaaaataaaccattgacggcagccgaagcAAAAAACAAAAGGAGAAAGgcttgacggctagggttttttatTTGAGTACATTCTTTCCTGGTTAAAATCACAAACTGGTAGAACTTTGAGACCAACAAATCATAGAGGTGATTCGTGTAGAGGCGTTGCTAAACCGGCTATAAGATCCGGTTGTAGTAAACTACAAATTAACTTGTCTTTTTAAAAAACGCGatttttgatttgttgtttttgtgCATTGTGGATTAAGAGAAAGCAAAATAAGAAAGCATATATCTCCACTGCATATTCTAacaaaaaaacatcaaaaataaaaataaaatacacctaaaacattaaaaaaataccttAAGATACActtaaaaaacacaaaaactacatttaaaatatatctaaaaatatttaaaatacactTGAAAAACTGAAAGAAGATCTGGATAGATGGAGAGGAATAAATGTTGTCATCTTTGTCGTCTTTTTTCTTGATAGTattgttttttcaaattttcaatgtaaaaatttaattcaatttaaattataaaataatttaatattatttgatatttataaaaagtaGAAAATCTATTGaagtaaaactaaaaaattattatttaaaattaagatattttctattttataaaaaattcttttttatgtcaaatattttaacacacTTTAAAATAGACAAGCTCTTAATAATTACTCCATTCGTCtcatttataaacatatattgaGAAGATGTAAAaaacttctttttttattttatctttattaattatattttaacaattttatagcatcaacataaaaaaaaaataaaaaaatctatagcAAATAAATATGATGAGACTATTTAAGTGAAATAGTTTTTTGACTAACAAGGGCCAAGGGGGATGCAATTTAATTCATTCATATTTATTACTTAAgatcaaatattatttataaaaatcatataacTTTTCTTAGTGTAAGaacttaaaattaataatttttgaaatagattttttaaaaaaattaaaatagagcaataaaattttaagatttttaatgatttttactCGATcttgaattttatattaaaaggaaactatttaaaaataattaaaaaaagaaatttttagtattaaaatatacaaaaacatCTTCAATGACACTCTATATAATAAATAGAAATCTCGGTTATATAAATAGTACtgttaaaacaaatattttttagttttattctaATAAGCTGTAATTTACTtcttttcttaaattttaaataaaattgattttttaaattatttttattttttatttatttttatactgaaaggtttaatatttatttaaaataaataatagagaATGAAGTTTGACTTTCTACACGTGGAAAGACAAACTCATTCTctactttaaatttaaataataatttgtttGGACATTATTTTATTGTACGACTTTTTATCGAACATACTCtaattttatactttattaGACAATAAAATTAGTTGATGACGaggataatatttttaaatggaattatttttcaaatacttgtTTTGGGTAAAGTATTTACATCATTTTGACCCATCTTTTCCTCTTATCCTATGTTACCTAATAAGttaacttatttaccaaaaatacccactatataaaaaagtcttatctcattttaggtcaaacttttacataaccacctttttttttctctctattctctctcttcttctctcttcttttcttcttatttccttgttttttttttcatttgattttcaatttatctcctccgattacttttccgttcgtcttttccgttcgtctttccggtcgcgcttccgttcatctacttccgatggatttctcgacatttccggtcgtttttccgtttgtcttttccgttcgcgctagtccgttcgtcttttccgttcgcgctatgtatttctcgactcgtttttagatttttcgtaatgatttaaatattttgtaaataaattattgtagatctataattttttgtttataaaattgttctactattcttataattatttattttgtcttctcttattcatagatttgtttgtTACTAccgattttgtaaagaaaatattgattttatggtgcatttgtaataattttataatatctttacgttttagtgtatttttggtgtattaatagtatatttctgccgttttttagtataattatggtgcatttacaatgtttatggtgtatttgcagtgtttatggtgtattttatggtgtatttgcagtgtctCATGgtataaatcacaaaaaaacactataaaatgccataaatacactacttatacactacttatacaccacttatacactacttatacactatatatacactaatttcactatataaacaccataaaaacactatatatacactactgttacactataaaaaataaaataaaaaattccaggaaaaaaatctataaaaaataaaaattaacagtacatatacactaatcttacactatataaaaaaactgacggtcggttcggtcgaccgaaccgaaaaaaacGAAAAtcgaaattgaaaaccgaaaaaggtatttatgaaattaaaaaaaaaagatatttttcgtaagtgaaacaaatcagaaaagaaaagtcaaaacttgcaatataaagttgtaaataaaatgccaaaacatgtattttagGAAATTACCACTTTTTAAATAGATTGTGCATCATATTATCTACGGACAAAATCTATCTAAGTATTTATCCTCAAtataaatttggcttaaatgcacaaaaaatcacaaactttcgcgtgtttttggtatttgacacgaacttttaattttggcatataaatacacgaactataaattttttgcatatatgaccaaatttctattttaggtgaaaaacggtgtcgttttaagTATAAAACGTTGCCGTTTTAGGttaaaaacggtgccgttttatgtcaaaaacgttgcccgtgttatatatgcaaaaaattgatagttcgtgtatttatatgccaaaattaaaagttcgtgttaaataccaaaaacacgcgaaaattggtgatttttggagcaaTTAAGCCTATAAATTTTTAGGTACACTCTATACATCATAATCATgtaaataacataattttatttatttaaaacttctatatatttaatgatatattttttattacaaaattacaAACAATTTTGCAATGTGAATCATTATATTGAcatgaaataataaatttatttataaacagGTACATAAaatggttttaatttttaaaaataacagcATTTGCAAAATTAATCAAGTcacgtaaaaaaacaaaaaacagtactattttttttttatgtgagAAGCATCAGGACAACCTAGTATCTTAAGCTAACCAACAGGTAAtaaattatttacatttatttacTCTAAGtagaaaaaaagaagataacAGAAAGATCCTTAAAATTTATCTGAATTCACTATTTTCTCCAATTTTCAGTTTTTCTTTACCTTTTTCCTACAAGCAGTAGTGTTTAAATAGAAGCAAAAGCAAAAGGAGACAGGGTCTTCTCTTATTTTGCTCCTCTTAATTCAGATTGAGATTGAGATCTGaccacttttttttatttggtttttgcCAAATTTCGAAACTTTAAGACCATTCTCAACTGGGTTTCCtctgtttttttatttctgtttctggtaatttttacatttttttatgttggtttttcttttttattgatCTTCATCATTAAATTTTGcttcttttttgttttatatgtcTGATCCCTTTCTGGGTATTGCTTACTTTGTGTTGATCTTTATCTGGGTACTCTTTGATTTGTGGATCTTATGCATGATTTCAATTTGTTTGAGATTTCAATTGCTTGGATTTTGCTTAGTTATGCCATAGATTCATTGAATTATCTTAACatttatttgtttgaatttattatcTTTTTCGGCTATTTgatcttataatttttataagatcTGTAAAACCATATTCTAGGTAGAACAGACATTGGACACTTGGACACAGGCACGGACACGCGAAACGGtcttattttaaggttttcgaTGTAATAAATGAGTTTGATGTCCGAAACGTCAAGTGTTGGAAATGTTTCCGAAATGGGACaggtgtccgtgctacctagacgAAATCAAATGGATTTATTCAAAATGGTTATTGTTATGAATTTGTGTTTTGGattatgtaatttaattatgttttgatgttcAATTGTTTTATAGGTATAAGTTATTTTGTATCTATAAGGCTGATCTTTGCTCAGAAGGATGGGTGTGGAGGTTGTGGGATCTGAGATGGCTCAAGTACCAGTGGAGAAGGTTGTTGAGCTAGATATGCATGAAAAGGAGAATGGAAATGCCGTCGTTGAAGGAGAAGCCGCTGATGTTGCGGATTCTAAGTTCCCGAAGGATGCGGTTGATGAGTGGCCTGCACAGAGGCAGATCCatagcttttattttgttaGATGGAGACCTTTTGAGGATCCAAAATTAAAACCCAAACTTCAACAGCTTGATCAGGAGATTGAGAAGTGCAATAATGCTCGGACTCGGATAAGTAAGGAATTGAATGCGAAAAGGGTATGTTATAATGATCGTTTTTCTGGTCTCTTAGATTAGAAATATAATGAATTCCTGTTCATGCTTAACGTGTACAAACAAAAGCATATTCTCATTTGTGGTTTGAATCATTTTTGGATGTAAGAAATTTACACCCCCACTCAATGATGTGTACTAATTTATTGGATCCTGGTTCAAACTTTAATGACGGCGTTGTTGTCTGTCTGAAAGGTAAACCAGATTAAATCTGGGATTGTTTTCATCTAATAGTGTAATATTGAGGATGCTGCTATAGATCCATGATGATATCGTGATTAATGGTGCTTCCAATTTTTTCATACCTAAGCGTAAATGATAATTGATTCTAATTGTATGTTTTCTGTTTTGCATAGTCTGAGCGTAAAGAAATAATGGAGCAGATTAGGACTTTGAGAAGTGAGAATGATCAGTATAAAACAATCTTTGATGAGAAGAGGAAGGAACTGGAGCCTTTTCAGCAGGCACTGGGCAAGCTGCGGACAAATAATACAACCCGTGGTGGTATTTGTTCATCTGAGGAAGAGCTTAATGATCTTGTATGTTCTAATTGCTAGCTTCTGTGTATCGAGACGTGATGATTTTATTAGCAGCTGTATTATTTCTTTACTTAAGTTAACTCTGTACCTTTTATTGGTGAATTTAGATCCGCGGTATGCAATATCACATACAACATGAGAGCATCTCATTGACAGAGGAGAAGCAAATACTTAGGGAAATCAAACAACTTGAGGCTACAAGGGAAAAAGTTGTTATTAATTCTGCAATGAGAGCCAAAATTCAGGAGTCTCTAGGGCAGAAGGAAGCTATTCAAGACCAGGTCAAGGTAAGAATTTAGAAGTTTTGATACTCACTCTCAAAATGTTTGCATATATTCCCGGACTTCGTTAATTTTTGTTGGTTGTGTGTTACCATCGGCAAGTGTATGCTGACTTAGTTTATGTTGTGGTAGCTTATGGGTGCAGATTTGGACGGAGTAAGAAAGGAGCAACAGTCAGTGTGGGCAAGAATTACTCAACTAAGGGAAAAAGTGAAAGTACTTGATGCTGAAATCACTCCTTTAATGGATGAGATTACAGCTGTGATAGATAAAAAAGACAAAGCATGGGACAATATTAGATCTTTAAGAAAACTGCGTGACGATGGGGTATGTTTGTTTGTCTTCATGATTAGCTGCTCCCGTATTTTTTATGTGTTTGTGTTCACACTCCTCCCttgctctctctctctctctctctctctctgttTCTGCTGCTGTAGGGAAAGGAACTTTTGCTCTATTTGTAATATACTTGATGAATGATTTAACTGACATAACTTGTTTTTGCGTCGGTTGAACCTGAAATCAACTTTTATTTGCTTGGGTAAAACAGGCTTTTCTAAGAAACAATTAGAGCTAATAGGTTCAACTGTTTAAGCTTGTGATTTACAAATTATTAGCTTCTATGGAGTTTCTAGGCCTGTTATATTGTCTGAACATGCATTTCTTGTTAGGTATATAATATTTTCTGGACTTGCATTTGTGATGAAATAACACGAGTTTGTTACCATCAGCAAGTCTTATTACTAGGACCtggaaattttaaattatttttaatttccgGTAACATTCAATGGGCTCAGCTTATTTTCTTTCTTAAGATTTTAGGAGCACAAGTTTACGCCTCTTTATAATTTAACATGTTTGCGTGCTTCTAAGTTTAAGGTTAGTTTTACTTTTAGCAGTACTTTATTGGCACAAATAgctaattagaaaaattaaacaaCTTGCGCTTGAACCTTACTTATTTGTTCTGGTATGTTTGTCTTTGTCCCGCCATGTAGATATATGCATGACTAGACTGAGAAGCACCTCTTGTAGTAGTTGCTTTTATTGATATGTACTTTGTATGGGGAAGGGAGTTATAGAAAGGCAAACAAGTAtagattcataacgttttgagcAGCCTGCTTTAGAGCGCTCCTTGATAATTAgaagttatttaaaatttagaaaataatgtTGACTTGtcaaactcttttttttttttaaagtagaaGGGGAGGGGAGGTTTGAGCCTGAGACGCTCCAATCGAATCTAAAGTCCCCACCACTAGCCTATACATGTGGTGATGTTAACTATGAAACTAATGAGTGCATGGTTGTTTTCTTTATATGTCTTCCCCTTCAGTTCACTGTTTTAGACCTTTGCGGAAAAGAAATAATTCATATTTAacttttattgtgttttaagcACTTTGTATTAAGCCCGTTGAGTGATTTGCATATTACAAATATTACGTTTTGTTTCTATCAGAATAGCGACTACACTAATAGCCGCCATGCTATGAGTCAAGCTAAAATGCATGCTGACCAGAAAAATGTAAAAGCTCTCGAGGAGCTTTCCCACAATGAGGTATGCTAGACCAGTTTTAAATACTAGGGGTGTGCAGTCGGTTCAAACTAAACTGAACCGAagttttgatctttttttaaatcgaactgaacttatttcaaaaaaactttaaatatttcaaacctAACCTAACCGAATTAGTTGGTTCATTAGGtttattggtttggtttgtatcAAAagttaacttaattttttttttttactttcaaaGCTGAACCGAAACAAACtgaaaccaatttttttttaaaattttaaacattattgAACTTTTTCGTTTTGgttatttggtttggtttaataTTTGCACACCTCTACTAAATACTATCAGgaactttatatatttaatttgggCTGCTAATTCTAATCCTGTGATCAAATATCTCATCTAGGTTGAAAACTTCATGTCCCATTGGAACAGTAACAAAAAATTTAGAGATGATTATGAAAAAAGAATTTTGCCATCACTTGATGGTCGACAGCTGAGTAGAGATGGACGAATGAGGAACCCAGATGAGAAGCCATTGGTGGCAATGGAGACACCGGTACCCTCTGCTCCTGAACCAGTAGCCAAAGCTAATGCTAAAAAAACAAAGGAACCAGCTGCAGAAAAAGAATCTCTGCCTGCCCAAATGGTCAAGaaagaatcaaataaaaaagacataAAGCCCAATTTGGAGGATGTAGGTGATGAGATTTCTTGGTCAGAAACGCAGCATAAGAATCCTCCTCCTGCTGAGAAAATTGACGAAGCGAAGTTGAAGGAGCTTAAGAGGGCAGAAGAGTTAGAAAAATCTAAACTAGCTATggaaagaaagaagaagttGGCTGAGAAGAATGCAAATAAAGCAGCTATAAGAGCTAAGAAGGAAGAAGAGAAAAAGCTTAAGGTATTTTTTTCGTGCTTCTGTCTTCATAGTTACTTGACATGCAATGTTTGTTTTCTATGCTGTACATAAACTTAtcgaattttatattttggcaTGGAATGCTGATGAAACTCCCGAACTTTATATTTATGACATTCTTGTAAAAAATTTGGCTGTCATTTTCCTTTTCTGCATTTTCGTTTTGTTTGAAGTTGAAACTTGACTATTCTTTTTGATTTATACTTGCAGGACAAAGAAAAGAGGTTGAAGAAGAAAAATCCAGCATCTGAACCTTTGGAACCAGCTGAACAGGTCGCAGAGGTAGTAGAAACCGAGAAGCTTGAAGTTCAGGACGAGCCTGCTGCTCCGGTGAAGGAAAAAGTTAGAAAAGAGAATCCAGCTAGGATCCGGAATCGAGGAAGGGGGGCAGATTCACTTCCAAAGGCCATGTTGAGGAAGAAAAAGTCATCCAACTACTGGATGTGGGCTGGTGCGGCTGCTGCTGTTTTGCTACTTCTTGTCGCTCTGGCAGTGGGGTACTACTATTCTTCCCCAAAGCCGCAATTTTCTGCTTGATGAGCATGTAAGTTGTTAGGTTGTAGTAGCAGAAGTAAAACCATATATGTTCGTTGCATCCCCGTTGTCGGATGGACTCTGAAGCTCATAATCTTGCTGGTAGTAGTATAATTGAAGCACTTGTAAAGTGTTTTAGCAAGAGTGTACTAAATGCATTTGgttctttttgtttcaaattttgaCTCAGTTAAATTTCATGAATATTAAAACAGAATGCTTGTTTTGGAAACTGATCTAGTTTCTTTTGGGATTTGCACCTTTTCATTTGacatgtttgtttttttttttttgccaaaatgaTCAAATATCATTAATAATGGAAGCCGACTACAAGAGTTTCGAGTCTAGCCACACCAACTAGGCTAGATTATTACAACAAAAACTTCTATCTCTAAGGGTTTTTTTGGCCAACGAATGTGCCACCCAGTTGCTCGCTCTTTTAGCAAAATGAAAAGAATGCGGCATGATGTTATCTGATAATGCCTTACAATCCTGAGTAATAACATCGGAATTGTAATCCACCTAGGAGTTCTGCGTCATTGCTTCAATAATTACCTTAGCATCTCCCTCAAAAATGACTTCAGGAAGCTGCAGACTTATGGCTAAGTTAATTGCATCTCTCAAGGCCATTGCCTCAATGGTTGCTGGAGAGACTACATTTGGATAACGTCTTGTGGCTGAGCTAAAAACCGCTCCTATGTGATTACAGACCACTACTGCCCCCACCCCGTCGACGTAGCTTCATGGAAGGCTCCATCAAAGTTAAGCTTGAAAACATTGGCTGGAGGGGGACTCCAGACTGACAAGGTCGGTGTTACAGTGGTTGCTGCAAGGGACTGATGTGCAGGTTGAGACCTATGTCTAGCGCGTAGGAACTCCGCTTGAAGTTCCGTCGCTTTGCTGACGACTTCGCCAGGGTCATCGGAAGTTTCTCGAAATATCATAGCATTCCTGGACTGACATAGGGCCCACATAAGCCAAGAAACTTTAGACAAAAACTTAACCTGTGCACATTGGTCGCTTGGCTTATTTTCCAGATTCATCCATACTTCCTTTAGACATTCATCTTCCCCAAGCCCCTCTAAAACCTGCAGATGAGATCCTAGCCAAACAGTTGTGGCAAAAGGGCACGTGAACAGCATTTGACATGTGACTACTTTCATTGTAGAATTTTAGGAGAGGCATTGATATTTtcttttaggccaaatgttataaaaaagccaaaccttttacaaaagcttcacaaaagtcctaacctttcaattttatcgattttggccaaaaactgattatttggtttcacaaaagtcacgacctttcaattttgtcaattttggccaaaaatggattatttggtttcacaaaagtcctgaattttcaatatttgacatgccacataggcgccacataggcaaattgaaatcaattgagagttggccataactgaaaccaaataa is a window of Mercurialis annua linkage group LG2, ddMerAnnu1.2, whole genome shotgun sequence DNA encoding:
- the LOC126667719 gene encoding proton pump-interactor 1, translating into MGVEVVGSEMAQVPVEKVVELDMHEKENGNAVVEGEAADVADSKFPKDAVDEWPAQRQIHSFYFVRWRPFEDPKLKPKLQQLDQEIEKCNNARTRISKELNAKRSERKEIMEQIRTLRSENDQYKTIFDEKRKELEPFQQALGKLRTNNTTRGGICSSEEELNDLIRGMQYHIQHESISLTEEKQILREIKQLEATREKVVINSAMRAKIQESLGQKEAIQDQVKLMGADLDGVRKEQQSVWARITQLREKVKVLDAEITPLMDEITAVIDKKDKAWDNIRSLRKLRDDGNSDYTNSRHAMSQAKMHADQKNVKALEELSHNEVENFMSHWNSNKKFRDDYEKRILPSLDGRQLSRDGRMRNPDEKPLVAMETPVPSAPEPVAKANAKKTKEPAAEKESLPAQMVKKESNKKDIKPNLEDVGDEISWSETQHKNPPPAEKIDEAKLKELKRAEELEKSKLAMERKKKLAEKNANKAAIRAKKEEEKKLKDKEKRLKKKNPASEPLEPAEQVAEVVETEKLEVQDEPAAPVKEKVRKENPARIRNRGRGADSLPKAMLRKKKSSNYWMWAGAAAAVLLLLVALAVGYYYSSPKPQFSA
- the LOC126668231 gene encoding uncharacterized protein LOC126668231 gives rise to the protein MKVVTCQMLFTCPFATTVWLGSHLQVLEGLGEDECLKEVWMNLENKPSDQCAQVKFLSKVSWLMWALCQSRNAMIFRETSDDPGEVVSKATELQAEFLRARHRSQPAHQSLAATTVTPTLSVWSPPPANVFKLNFDGAFHEATSTGWGQ